The stretch of DNA ACTGGAGCAGCCGGACAAAGCATCCTACGATCAAATGAAAGCAAATGCGCtcaagataaataaatttacgtaagTCAAGAActcgttcattttttttcttttcttttttttttttatgtgatcGTCTCAGATCATCTTCTGAAGAAACTTCCGTTATCGACGTAGAACCCGCTaacattgtaaataaattcttgCGGGAGAATCAAACGAGTTCCGTTAACTTTAATATAACGCGACGTGTTTCGTTAATTCAAACGGgaatgattattattttcctcACATTCGAAAGACGCCGCTGTGCCATCACTGACCCACTTACGAGTAACTGTAATAGGTGTGACAAAGTCCTGAAATATGCCGAAAATTTCGTACGGTTATAACAGTATCGAAAGCGTTGGAATTCTTAGCGAGCGAATTATTGACGTAATCGATGTTAGTGTATTAGATACGttctgaaataattatatcagaagtatctttatattatttagaatCTAAATTTTAGATACATAATTAACATagctataatttattttaacatatgcTCATTAGgcgttttcatttttttaatgattgcAGGTAACGAATACCAAAGAATACAAAATAGCATGCCAGATCAAGGTGGAAGAACAAgtcacatatttttattatgtatttttgtgACCAGTTTAACATGGGTTGTTGTCGGTGCGTATAAATCTCAGAACTGTCTCTGTATTAGAAGTGACAGTGCCTTTTAGATATCTCTTGGCTATGCGCGGCGCATTTCACCGATCTTTCCTTCCGGATTTCACAGGAAATCCTATTCGACACAAGACCAGACGGGAAGCGGAGATAGCAACGACCAACTGGACAGCGCTTGCCGACGAATGGATCGCAGCAAAGGCCAGGGCAGCTGAAAGGATGGACATTGCTCTATTGCCATTCAATGAAAGGTTTAGGGAATTACCGCCTACAGCGGGGACCTTACTCGTCAATGGCTCAAGTTTGGAGCAACTAAACCGGGTAATTTTTTCAATCGTGTTCGCAAAGTCGCATGCAGGATTACTTACTTCGTCTCTCGTGCCTTTCATCCGGAAATTTGATTATAGTTAAATGGCTCACGGATGCTGTGGGACATGGAAACTGTTCAGCCAAATGGACAACTCTCTGGATTCGTAAACAAAGCTCTTAAGCTGCTAGATTTGAGACAGGTGATGATGGAGGTCGAAACATCTGTGATGTCTAAGGTCTCTTGTACCGCTTGTAAAGTCGGGGCCAGTTTGTTGCAGCACTATATAAAAACGGGCAAAACTGACGAAGAAATTATGGCCAGTATTTATCAATTCTGCGTGTCTCTCAATATACAAAGTCCTCGAGTTTGTCACGGAGTCACCATGCTCTTTGgggtaaagctttatttttattaatcgccaaatatatgtatttatttatttatgataataattaaaattaataaatctgtgCCGTAGGGAGAGGTAATTTACGTGTTAAAACAAGTGAATATGGGTCCAGCGCAAATCTGTAGCTTCGTAATCGGTGATGCCTGTGAAGATGAATTTAATCCGCTGCACGAATGGGAGGTAGTTTTCCCGCCAGTAAAAAAACCGCCGATTAAGCCGCCAATTCCACCGCAGGAAAATGCACCAACGTTCAAGGTTTTGCATATATCGGATACACATTTTGATCCTTATTACGAGGAAGGTGCAAACGCAGAATGTAACGAGCCACTCTGTTGTCGACGTACAAATGGTGCTCCGTTGACCGCTTCGGCCGCCGCCGGACGATGGGGCGATTACAGAAAATGCGATACGCCGAAAAGAACGATTGATCATATGCTTAAACACATTGCCGATACGCATACGGTGagtttatcattttatttacaattattaattctgtGAAACGCGAtttcacgtaattaatatttattattaatgcaattGTTTTTTAGGACATTGATTACATTTTATGGACTGGTGATCTACCTCCCCATGACGTATGGGATCAAACGCGAGAAAACAATCTAAAAGTTTTACGTGACACAGTCGCGCAGATGGTAGAAATGTTTCCCGGTATACCGATTTTTCCAGCTTTAGGAAATCATGAGAGTGCACCAGTCAACAGGTATATTCGTCTTATATGTGTACGCGCATTttaacttcaattttttttaaaacagttATCACGTGTTATGGATAATTCGATTATCTGCTTTTTTTAGTTTTCCACCACCTTTTGTGCCTGAAGAAAACAGTATCTCATGGTTGTACAACGAACTCGATAAACACTGGCGACTTTGGCTTCCCGCCAGTGTGTCTCATACCGTACGTCGTGGCGCTTTCTATTCAGTCTTAGTTCGACCAGGTTTCAGAATCCTGTCTATCAATATGAATTACTGTAATAACAAGAACTGGTGGCTACTGATCAACAGCACAGATCCAGTCAACGAGTTGCAGTGGCTCGTATATGAGCTACAAGGTGCAGAGATCAATGGCGAAAAGGTGCACATAATTGGACATATACCTCCAGGACATTCAGACTGTATCAAGGTGTGGtcaagaaattattatcacatAATCAACCGGTTCGTACTTGATTTGTTTATAAATGGCTGTATGGTATTAGATGACagatgtttttcttttttgcttttacaCAGCTATGAATCAACAATCACGGCACAATTCTTTGGGCATACTCATTACGACGAATTCCAGATATTCTATGACACATCAGACCTTGGCAGAGCGCTTAGTATCGCCTACGTCGGCCCGTCAGTCTCGCCATATTATGATCTCAATCCCGGCTACAGAATATATTATGTTGATGGAGATCACTCCAAAACTAcaagagtaaataaaataatttttttttataagtataattgaatatatcaaaatgtataaaaaatattgcttaAACAATCTTATACGCTCTTTAGTTAAgtgttatattttatcttataattGATATGTGTATTTCAGATGGTCGTCGATCATGAGACCTGGGTTATGAATCTAAAGGAGGCGAATCTTTATGACTATCCAATCTGGCATAAAATGTACAGTGTACGGCAAGCTTACCAAATGGCATCACTTTTGCCGAAGGACTGGGACTCGCTCATTGACAAGATGACTAATGAACCAGCTCTTTTTGATCTTTACTAcaagtaattttattcgcaTCCTACGATACGTAATATCATATTACCCTAtgctttgttttttgttaaacaaAGTAGATCAATTTTCAAAGCTTTAATTTCTCTACCAATCTAACTAAAAtcccattatttttataagtatatagttttttttttattattattacgtgaTCATATATggtctattaaaaaaaaataatataattttacctaTTTATTTTTGTCCATTGTAGGCATTACTATAAAAACTCTCCGGTGCGACCACCATGTAATGAAGAGTGTCGAAAGAGATTACTCTGCGATCTACGCAGTGGAAGAAGCCACGACCGCAAGGCGTTATGCCAAAGCTTGGAAGCAAGAATTGACGATGAAACGAGAACAGGCTGGCGTGCGTGGATCTATAAGGGACTTGCATTATCGTACGTAAAGAATTTGTGGTTTGAAATGCATTCTGGTAACGTTGACACTAATGAAGTCAATTCTTTTCCAAATATgacgaaataattatgaaataatataagaaaGTTGAAGaaactataataatttacaatattttagtgatttaaatatacattgaGATTGTGAATATTGTTTTACCTACGTGCATGTACATACGTGAAAGTAGTGTAAATA from Cardiocondyla obscurior isolate alpha-2009 linkage group LG04, Cobs3.1, whole genome shotgun sequence encodes:
- the LOC139101684 gene encoding sphingomyelin phosphodiesterase isoform X1 translates to MPDQGGRTSHIFLLCIFVTSLTWVVVGNPIRHKTRREAEIATTNWTALADEWIAAKARAAERMDIALLPFNERFRELPPTAGTLLVNGSSLEQLNRLNGSRMLWDMETVQPNGQLSGFVNKALKLLDLRQVMMEVETSVMSKVSCTACKVGASLLQHYIKTGKTDEEIMASIYQFCVSLNIQSPRVCHGVTMLFGGEVIYVLKQVNMGPAQICSFVIGDACEDEFNPLHEWEVVFPPVKKPPIKPPIPPQENAPTFKVLHISDTHFDPYYEEGANAECNEPLCCRRTNGAPLTASAAAGRWGDYRKCDTPKRTIDHMLKHIADTHTDIDYILWTGDLPPHDVWDQTRENNLKVLRDTVAQMVEMFPGIPIFPALGNHESAPVNSFPPPFVPEENSISWLYNELDKHWRLWLPASVSHTVRRGAFYSVLVRPGFRILSINMNYCNNKNWWLLINSTDPVNELQWLVYELQGAEINGEKVHIIGHIPPGHSDCIKVWSRNYYHIINRYESTITAQFFGHTHYDEFQIFYDTSDLGRALSIAYVGPSVSPYYDLNPGYRIYYVDGDHSKTTRMVVDHETWVMNLKEANLYDYPIWHKMYSVRQAYQMASLLPKDWDSLIDKMTNEPALFDLYYKHYYKNSPVRPPCNEECRKRLLCDLRSGRSHDRKALCQSLEARIDDETRTGWRAWIYKGLALSYVKNLWFEMHSGNVDTNEVNSFPNMTK
- the LOC139101684 gene encoding sphingomyelin phosphodiesterase isoform X3 encodes the protein MPDQGGRTSHIFLLCIFVTSLTWVVVGNPIRHKTRREAEIATTNWTALADEWIAAKARAAERMDIALLPFNERFRELPPTAGTLLVNGSSLEQLNRLNGSRMLWDMETVQPNGQLSGFVNKALKLLDLRQVMMEVETSVMSKVSCTACKVGASLLQHYIKTGKTDEEIMASIYQFCVSLNIQSPRVCHGVTMLFGGEVIYVLKQVNMGPAQICSFVIGDACEDEFNPLHEWEVVFPPVKKPPIKPPIPPQENAPTFKVLHISDTHFDPYYEEGANAECNEPLCCRRTNGAPLTASAAAGRWGDYRKCDTPKRTIDHMLKHIADTHTDIDYILWTGDLPPHDVWDQTRENNLKVLRDTVAQMVEMFPGIPIFPALGNHESAPVNSFPPPFVPEENSISWLYNELDKHWRLWLPASVSHTVRRGAFYSVLVRPGFRILSINMNYCNNKNWWLLINSTDPVNELQWLVYELQGAEINGEKVHIIGHIPPGHSDCIKVWSRNYYHIINRYESTITAQFFGHTHYDEFQIFYDTSDLGRALSIAYVGPSVSPYYDLNPGYRIYYVDGDHSKTTRMVVDHETWVMNLKEANLYDYPIWHKMYSVRQAYQMASLLPKDWDSLIDKMTNEPALFDLYYKHYYKNSPVRPPCNEECRKRLLCDLRSGRSHDRKALCQSLEARIDDETRTGWRAWIYKGLALSVFFVQS
- the LOC139101684 gene encoding sphingomyelin phosphodiesterase isoform X2; its protein translation is MPDQGGRTSHIFLLCIFVTSLTWVVVGNPIRHKTRREAEIATTNWTALADEWIAAKARAAERMDIALLPFNERFRELPPTAGTLLVNGSSLEQLNRLNGSRMLWDMETVQPNGQLSGFVNKALKLLDLRQVMMEVETSVMSKVSCTACKVGASLLQHYIKTGKTDEEIMASIYQFCVSLNIQSPRVCHGVTMLFGGEVIYVLKQVNMGPAQICSFVIGDACEDEFNPLHEWEVVFPPVKKPPIKPPIPPQENAPTFKVLHISDTHFDPYYEEGANAECNEPLCCRRTNGAPLTASAAAGRWGDYRKCDTPKRTIDHMLKHIADTHTDIDYILWTGDLPPHDVWDQTRENNLKVLRDTVAQMVEMFPGIPIFPALGNHESAPVNSFPPPFVPEENSISWLYNELDKHWRLWLPASVSHTVRRGAFYSVLVRPGFRILSINMNYCNNKNWWLLINSTDPVNELQWLVYELQGAEINGEKVHIIGHIPPGHSDCIKVWSRNYYHIINRYESTITAQFFGHTHYDEFQIFYDTSDLGRALSIAYVGPSVSPYYDLNPGYRIYYVDGDHSKTTRMVVDHETWVMNLKEANLYDYPIWHKMYSVRQAYQMASLLPKDWDSLIDKMTNEPALFDLYYKHYYKNSPVRPPCNEECRKRLLCDLRSGRSHDRKALCQSLEARIDDETRTGWRAWIYKGLALSMSVVMAIPRFAYNLPKYVLGLG